Within the Zea mays cultivar B73 chromosome 10, Zm-B73-REFERENCE-NAM-5.0, whole genome shotgun sequence genome, the region AAGCAACTCTACggcgaagaaatcctcttcctccCTGTCGCGATGCGCAACTCCCACACGCAACCTCCACCATCCATGATTCGTCCCCAATCCCATCTCCGCTTGACTTTGTCTTACATACAAATTGCTGCTAGACAGAGTACTATGGATGGAATTGGATCAGCTGCTGGCCGATGGATTAGTAGACAAGGCCCGGGCGGCGGCCGGGGCTCGGCGGCGACAGAGGAGACGGAGTCTTCTTCGGCGGGGGCTCGATGGGGCCCACGTGGGAGCGGAATCCCGCGGAGACCACCGCGTCGCGCACGCACCAGTGGAACGCCGGCTGCCgcatggccgccgccgccgcctcgcaCTCGGGGCACGGGGACGGTCGTCGCCTCGGGGACCACTGCTGTGGGTCCTCGTTATCCGGATGCCCCGCCGCCACCGACAAGTGCAAGTAGGCGGGGTCCAGACCCGGACCCGCACCCGCGGTGCTCATCAAGTACCAGTCGCGCTGCCGCTGCAGCTCCCGCAGCCGCGCCTCGTAGTCGTCGTAGAGCACGAGCGGCCCGGGCGAGGCACCGGCACTGGcgcggggagggagagggagagggctgACCAGAGACGCCAGATCCGTGGGCGGGAGGCGCTTCAGGATGGTCTTCTCCACGGCCGCGCCGTTGACTCCCTTCCTGTCGCGGCGGGACCGGCCGCCCCGGCGGGAGCGGCGGAACCCAGCGATGACGTAGCACCCGGAACCCTCCcgcgcgacggcggcggcgaggtcgGTGGCGTCGTCGAGGGGCACATGGCGGGCGCGGCGGGGCCGCGCCAGGGACGCCGAGATCTGGTGCGGCGCGGCGCCCACGCGGTCTGCCACGACGGCCTGAAGCCGCTTCACGCCGCCAAACGACGGCTGCACGGTCACCGTGCCCAAGTCCACGCTCTGCTCGCCGTCGACGAAGACAACCGCCAGCACGCGTGCGTCCTCCATGTCCGACGCACGCTCCTTCCTGCTTCAGCGGCGGCCGGCCACAAGCCTCGAATTGAAACGGCCGCCACCCGGACCGGGTCTATCTGTTTGGGCTGTTGCGAATTGGGAAT harbors:
- the LOC100277139 gene encoding uncharacterized protein LOC100277139, translated to MEDARVLAVVFVDGEQSVDLGTVTVQPSFGGVKRLQAVVADRVGAAPHQISASLARPRRARHVPLDDATDLAAAVAREGSGCYVIAGFRRSRRGGRSRRDRKGVNGAAVEKTILKRLPPTDLASLVSPLPLPPRASAGASPGPLVLYDDYEARLRELQRQRDWYLMSTAGAGPGLDPAYLHLSVAAGHPDNEDPQQWSPRRRPSPCPECEAAAAAMRQPAFHWCVRDAVVSAGFRSHVGPIEPPPKKTPSPLSPPSPGRRPGLVY